The Amycolatopsis mongoliensis genome includes a window with the following:
- a CDS encoding HelD family protein yields MSEPRVRRAEIAIEQAHVDRVYTRLDELRVQAEAMRTKGYEIGQGAQREAIFEQASMLFERDMMVYHANQTLQSLDAEYEGLVFGRLDHLDTERVYVGRLGIRDAEFDNLVTDWRAPAAAAFYQATAEEPMEVVRRRVIRCSGQNVLDVDDDVLIADAVPEDMQIVGEGALMAALGRSRGEKMRDIVATIQKEQDEVIRAPWRGVTEITGGPGTGKTAVALHRAAYLLYRYRRQLGGAGVLVIGPSGVFTSYISRVLPSMGETNVELRALGEVLDGLEATRQDAAPLAAIKGSLRMRKILLRALRDTPPEAPEEMRIVYRGEVLRLNARELEKVRRKAHTQGAPPNRSRIRAAELLLDALAAKAEEYAKADGKPFDRAELITDLGERIDFHRFLVVWWPVLYPAQILKWLGEEKRLASVAKGVLNRQEISLLAADFADRSRGWSIADVALLDELRVLIGPPPKRKRRQVIEVEPQRSGGAPTRPEHYDEYSHVVVDESQDLSPMQWRMVGRRGKYASWTVVGDPVQSSWPDPAEAAQARDQAFGVKTARRRFTLRTNYRNSAEIFDLAAKVVAGHAESGELPVAVRKTGVEPEVRPLEAAGLASATQAAVKELLGAVEGTVGVITAMDRVPDVAGWVSGHADERLKVVGSLDSKGLEYDAVVLVEPNDLITESTTGRRVLYVALTRATQQLIVLASNPDWIPAG; encoded by the coding sequence GTGTCGGAACCTCGGGTCAGACGGGCCGAGATCGCCATCGAACAAGCCCACGTCGATCGCGTGTACACCCGTCTGGACGAACTGCGCGTCCAAGCCGAGGCGATGCGCACCAAGGGCTACGAGATCGGCCAGGGCGCGCAGCGCGAGGCGATCTTCGAGCAGGCGTCGATGCTGTTCGAGCGCGACATGATGGTCTACCACGCGAACCAGACGCTCCAGTCGCTCGACGCCGAGTACGAGGGGCTCGTCTTCGGCCGGCTCGACCACCTCGACACCGAGCGCGTGTACGTCGGCAGGCTCGGCATCCGCGACGCCGAGTTCGACAACCTCGTCACGGACTGGCGCGCGCCGGCCGCGGCCGCGTTCTACCAGGCCACGGCCGAGGAGCCGATGGAGGTCGTGCGGCGGCGCGTGATCCGCTGCTCCGGCCAGAACGTCCTGGACGTCGACGACGACGTGCTGATCGCCGACGCCGTGCCCGAGGACATGCAGATCGTCGGCGAAGGCGCGCTGATGGCCGCGCTGGGCCGCTCGCGCGGCGAGAAGATGCGCGACATCGTCGCGACCATCCAGAAGGAGCAGGACGAGGTGATCCGGGCGCCGTGGCGCGGGGTCACCGAGATCACCGGCGGCCCGGGTACCGGCAAGACCGCGGTCGCCCTGCACCGCGCGGCCTACCTGCTCTACCGCTACCGCCGTCAGCTCGGCGGCGCCGGGGTGCTGGTGATCGGGCCGTCCGGGGTGTTCACCAGCTACATCTCGCGCGTCCTCCCCTCGATGGGTGAGACGAACGTCGAACTGCGCGCGCTCGGCGAGGTCCTCGACGGCCTGGAGGCGACGCGGCAGGACGCGGCGCCGCTGGCCGCGATCAAGGGGTCGCTGCGGATGCGGAAGATCCTGCTGCGGGCGCTGCGGGACACCCCGCCGGAGGCGCCCGAGGAGATGCGGATCGTCTACCGCGGCGAGGTCCTCAGGCTGAACGCGCGCGAGCTCGAGAAGGTGCGCCGCAAGGCCCACACGCAGGGCGCGCCGCCGAACCGGTCGCGGATCCGGGCGGCGGAGCTGCTGCTCGACGCCCTGGCGGCGAAGGCCGAGGAGTACGCGAAGGCCGACGGCAAGCCGTTCGACCGCGCGGAGCTGATCACCGACCTGGGCGAGCGGATCGACTTCCACCGGTTCCTCGTCGTGTGGTGGCCGGTGCTGTACCCGGCGCAGATCCTGAAGTGGCTGGGCGAGGAGAAGCGGCTCGCGTCGGTGGCGAAGGGCGTCCTGAACCGGCAGGAGATCTCGCTGCTGGCGGCGGACTTCGCGGACCGGTCGCGGGGCTGGTCGATCGCCGACGTCGCCCTGCTCGACGAGCTGCGCGTGCTGATCGGGCCGCCGCCGAAGCGCAAGCGCCGCCAGGTGATCGAGGTGGAGCCGCAGCGGTCCGGCGGTGCCCCGACCCGGCCCGAGCACTACGACGAGTACTCGCATGTGGTCGTCGACGAGTCGCAGGACCTCTCGCCGATGCAGTGGCGGATGGTCGGCCGGCGCGGGAAGTACGCGAGCTGGACGGTCGTCGGCGACCCGGTGCAGAGCTCGTGGCCGGACCCGGCGGAAGCGGCCCAGGCGCGCGACCAGGCGTTCGGGGTGAAGACGGCCCGGCGGCGGTTCACGCTGCGGACGAACTACCGGAACTCGGCGGAGATCTTCGACCTGGCGGCGAAGGTGGTGGCCGGGCACGCGGAGTCGGGCGAGCTGCCGGTGGCCGTGCGCAAGACGGGCGTGGAGCCGGAGGTCCGCCCGCTGGAGGCGGCGGGCCTGGCGTCCGCGACGCAGGCGGCGGTGAAGGAGCTGCTGGGCGCGGTCGAGGGCACGGTCGGCGTCATCACGGCGATGGACCGGGTGCCGGACGTCGCGGGCTGGGTGTCGGGACACGCGGACGAACGGCTCAAGGTCGTCGGCAGCCTGGATTCGAAGGGCCTGGAGTACGACGCGGTGGTGCTCGTCGAGCCCAACGACCTCATCACGGAGTCGACGACCGGGCGGCGCGTGCTGTACGTGGCGCTGACCCGGGCGACGCAGCAGCTGATCGTGCTGGCCTCGAACCCGGACTGGATCCCGGCGGGCTGA
- a CDS encoding nSTAND1 domain-containing NTPase — translation MDPGDDPLTEFAADLRRLRESAGNPTYRELGRRAHYSAGTLSEAAGGRKLPSLAVTLAYVRACGGVPGEWEERWHAVADGSRRDGDNSPPEPETGERPPYVGLGAFGPGDASRFFGRERLVGKLVGRLSRQRFLAVLGASGSGKSSLLRAGLLPSVKDPVVLLTPGARPLQECAVKFAAALGLAPGALLDDFAAHPRNLGLAARQLADLDNTGNTGNTDDTDVVVVVDQFEEVFTLCQDQQERAQFLGALVTATTEPGSRTRVVLGIRTDFYTHCARHADLAEAMQDAQVLVGPMTTEELRQAISRPAVDAGYRVENALVSRLVADATGQPGVLPLLSHALLETWRRRRGTTLTLAGYESTGGIERSVAQTSERTFATFSARQQRLARQIFLRMTALGEGTEDTKRRISRAELDTDDEDTAVVLGELAAARLVTLDDTGIEIAHEALIRGWPRLREWLTEDREGLRVHRQLTEATDAWESVDEDPGWLYRGTRLGIAREWAARQDTALSQRERRFLDASLAVEHAEQERDRRRTRRLRQLVALLAVLLVVAVAATAYAVRAENTATGQRNSALAQKVAGQALAMRATNPALAAQLALAAYRLDPSADARSSVLGMFATPYSTRVTGHTGRVNTVALRPDGRVLVTASWDGTARLWDVHDPHHPVPLGVLAGHTGNVNNVAFSADGRTVATAGFDGTARVWDVSDPARPGHGVLVEQHEGKAYAVAFSPVGPLLATGDVTGTLRLYDTTDPAHPRPAGELTGHTSYVNNLAFSPDGRLLASASADKTARVWDVASRRQLGVATGHTDVVHSVAFSPDGRTLATASADETARLWDVADPAAPAQLSSLGAHKAIVRSVAFGPGGHTLATTGFDRTARLWDVADPRQPRELSSLPGHTGAVGSAVFTRDGRTLATASDDQSARLWDLPGPALPAHTAQACHAAFGRGVLATGGYDEAVRLRDLADPGAPRTIATVGGFGNAVCGVAISPDGRTLATGSWDHTMTLRDLTDPAHPGPPVVFSRPHDDIDAVAFSPDGKVLATAGDGHTVRLWDLADRLRPVEIAKLAGHDDDVHTLAFSPDGRTLASAGWDHTARLWDVSAPRAPRPLSKLEGHTDTIFSVAFSPDGRTLATAGADRMIRLWDVGDPAAAHVSAVLAGHADIVMSVSFSGDGSVLASGSYDRTIRLWDVARREPYAVLPEEADRVYAVQYAPDGHTLVATVADGTVRFAETDSGRATARICAVAAPRITEAEWSANLPGIDYGPPCP, via the coding sequence GTTCCCGGCGAATGGGAAGAGCGCTGGCACGCCGTCGCCGACGGCTCGCGCCGGGACGGCGACAATTCACCACCCGAGCCGGAAACCGGGGAAAGGCCGCCGTACGTCGGGCTGGGCGCATTCGGACCCGGCGACGCGAGCCGATTCTTCGGCCGGGAACGGCTGGTCGGAAAGCTCGTCGGCCGGCTTTCGAGACAGCGTTTTCTCGCCGTGCTCGGCGCGTCCGGTTCGGGGAAGTCCTCGTTGCTGCGGGCCGGCCTGCTGCCGTCGGTGAAGGACCCGGTCGTGCTGCTCACCCCGGGCGCCCGGCCGCTGCAGGAGTGCGCCGTCAAGTTCGCCGCCGCGCTCGGCCTCGCGCCGGGCGCGCTGCTCGACGACTTCGCCGCGCACCCGCGCAACCTCGGGCTCGCCGCCCGGCAGCTGGCTGACTTGGACAACACTGGCAACACTGGCAACACTGACGACACGGACGTCGTCGTGGTCGTCGACCAGTTCGAAGAGGTCTTCACCCTCTGCCAGGACCAGCAGGAGCGCGCGCAGTTCCTCGGCGCGCTCGTCACCGCGACCACCGAGCCGGGCAGCCGGACCCGGGTCGTCCTCGGCATCCGCACCGACTTCTACACCCACTGCGCGCGGCACGCCGACCTCGCGGAAGCCATGCAGGACGCGCAGGTCCTCGTCGGCCCGATGACCACTGAGGAGCTCCGGCAGGCGATCTCCCGGCCGGCCGTCGACGCCGGGTACCGCGTCGAAAACGCCCTGGTCTCGCGGCTCGTCGCGGACGCCACCGGCCAGCCCGGCGTGCTGCCGCTGCTCTCGCACGCGCTCCTCGAAACGTGGCGGCGGCGCCGCGGCACCACGCTCACCCTGGCCGGGTACGAGTCCACCGGCGGCATCGAGCGGTCGGTGGCGCAGACGTCGGAACGCACCTTCGCGACGTTCTCGGCGCGTCAGCAGCGGCTGGCGCGGCAGATCTTCCTCCGGATGACCGCCCTCGGCGAGGGCACCGAAGACACCAAGCGCCGGATCAGCCGCGCCGAGCTCGACACCGACGACGAGGACACCGCCGTCGTGCTCGGCGAGCTGGCCGCGGCGCGGCTGGTCACCCTCGACGACACCGGGATCGAGATCGCCCACGAGGCCCTCATCCGCGGCTGGCCTCGGCTGCGCGAATGGCTCACCGAGGACCGCGAAGGCCTGCGCGTGCACCGGCAGCTCACCGAGGCGACCGACGCCTGGGAGTCCGTCGACGAGGATCCCGGCTGGCTCTACCGCGGCACCCGGCTGGGCATCGCGCGGGAGTGGGCCGCGCGCCAGGACACCGCGCTTTCCCAGCGGGAACGGCGGTTCCTCGACGCCAGCCTCGCCGTCGAGCACGCCGAGCAGGAGCGCGACCGCCGTCGCACGCGGCGGCTGCGGCAGCTCGTCGCGCTGCTCGCCGTGCTGCTGGTCGTCGCCGTCGCGGCCACCGCGTACGCCGTGCGCGCCGAGAACACGGCCACCGGCCAGCGCAACAGCGCGCTCGCCCAGAAGGTCGCCGGCCAGGCGCTGGCCATGCGCGCCACCAACCCCGCGCTGGCCGCGCAGCTCGCGCTCGCCGCGTACCGGCTCGACCCGAGCGCGGACGCGCGCAGCAGCGTGCTCGGCATGTTCGCGACGCCGTACTCGACCCGCGTCACCGGGCACACCGGCCGGGTCAACACCGTCGCCCTCCGCCCGGACGGCCGGGTTCTCGTGACGGCCAGCTGGGACGGCACGGCGCGCCTGTGGGACGTCCACGACCCGCACCACCCGGTGCCGCTCGGCGTTCTCGCCGGGCACACCGGCAACGTCAACAACGTGGCCTTCAGCGCCGACGGCCGGACCGTCGCCACCGCGGGTTTCGACGGCACCGCACGGGTCTGGGACGTCAGCGACCCCGCGCGGCCGGGGCACGGCGTGCTCGTCGAGCAGCACGAAGGCAAGGCGTACGCGGTCGCGTTCAGCCCGGTGGGGCCGCTGCTGGCGACCGGCGACGTCACCGGCACGCTCCGGCTGTACGACACCACCGACCCCGCCCACCCGCGGCCGGCGGGGGAGCTGACCGGGCACACGTCGTACGTCAACAACCTCGCCTTCAGCCCGGACGGCAGGCTGCTCGCCTCCGCGTCGGCCGACAAGACCGCGCGCGTCTGGGACGTCGCCTCGCGGCGTCAGCTCGGTGTCGCGACCGGGCACACCGACGTCGTCCACTCGGTCGCCTTCAGCCCGGACGGCCGCACCCTCGCCACCGCGAGCGCCGACGAGACCGCACGCCTCTGGGACGTCGCCGACCCGGCCGCGCCGGCGCAGCTGTCGTCGCTCGGCGCGCACAAGGCGATCGTGCGGTCGGTCGCGTTCGGCCCCGGCGGGCACACCCTGGCCACGACCGGGTTCGACCGCACCGCGCGGCTGTGGGACGTCGCCGACCCCCGGCAGCCGCGCGAGCTCTCGTCGCTGCCCGGGCACACCGGCGCGGTCGGCTCCGCGGTGTTCACCCGCGACGGCCGCACCCTCGCCACGGCCAGCGACGACCAGAGCGCCCGGCTCTGGGACCTGCCTGGCCCGGCGCTGCCCGCCCACACGGCCCAGGCGTGCCACGCCGCGTTCGGCCGCGGCGTGCTCGCCACCGGCGGCTACGACGAGGCGGTGCGGTTGCGCGACCTCGCCGACCCGGGCGCGCCCAGGACGATCGCCACCGTCGGCGGCTTCGGCAACGCCGTCTGCGGCGTCGCGATCAGCCCGGACGGCCGGACGCTGGCCACCGGCAGCTGGGACCACACGATGACGCTGCGGGACCTCACCGACCCCGCCCACCCCGGGCCGCCGGTGGTGTTCTCCCGGCCGCACGACGACATCGACGCGGTCGCGTTCAGCCCCGACGGCAAGGTGCTCGCCACCGCGGGCGACGGCCACACGGTCCGGCTCTGGGACCTCGCCGACCGTCTCCGCCCGGTGGAGATCGCCAAGCTGGCCGGCCACGATGACGACGTCCACACGCTCGCCTTCAGCCCGGACGGCCGGACCCTGGCGAGCGCGGGCTGGGACCACACCGCGCGGCTGTGGGACGTCTCGGCGCCCCGGGCCCCGCGGCCGCTCTCGAAGCTCGAAGGGCACACCGACACGATCTTCTCGGTCGCCTTCAGCCCGGACGGCCGGACGCTGGCGACCGCCGGCGCCGACCGCATGATCCGCCTGTGGGACGTCGGCGACCCCGCCGCCGCGCACGTGTCGGCGGTCCTCGCCGGGCACGCCGACATCGTCATGTCGGTGTCGTTCAGCGGCGACGGCAGCGTGTTGGCGTCCGGCAGCTACGACCGCACGATCCGGCTGTGGGACGTGGCCCGGCGCGAGCCGTACGCGGTGCTGCCCGAGGAGGCCGACCGGGTCTACGCCGTGCAGTACGCACCGGACGGCCATACGCTGGTGGCCACGGTCGCGGACGGCACGGTCCGGTTCGCCGAGACCGACTCCGGCCGGGCGACGGCGAGGATCTGCGCGGTCGCGGCGCCCCGGATCACCGAGGCGGAGTGGTCGGCGAACCTACCCGGCATCGACTACGGGCCGCCCTGCCCCTGA